The following coding sequences are from one Halomicrobium zhouii window:
- a CDS encoding alpha/beta fold hydrolase, which produces MDTVAHDGRTTAFRRTSGAGESVGDATILYVHGSGATHRAWAHQYGPDGPRHPAAAVDLSGHGDSVDVDTDPGPETLTAYVADVTAVARETNADVFVGNSLGGAVVLQAVLDGVVSPSALVLAGTGARLTVHEHLRELLAQDFGRAVDFLHGDDRLFHDAGAETVERSKAEMRNVGQRITRRDFLTCHAFDVRDRLDRIGVPTLAVCGEYDQLTPPEYHEYLADNVWNGQFETVPDAAHLAMVERPDEFDEAVADFLDSVEVV; this is translated from the coding sequence ATGGACACCGTCGCCCACGACGGCCGGACCACGGCGTTTCGCCGGACGAGCGGCGCCGGCGAATCGGTCGGTGACGCTACGATCCTCTACGTCCACGGCAGCGGCGCGACGCATCGCGCGTGGGCACACCAGTACGGCCCCGACGGACCTCGCCACCCGGCCGCTGCAGTCGACCTGAGCGGCCACGGCGACAGTGTGGACGTCGACACCGACCCCGGCCCGGAGACGCTCACAGCGTACGTTGCGGACGTCACGGCGGTTGCCAGGGAAACGAACGCCGACGTCTTCGTCGGGAACTCGCTCGGCGGCGCAGTCGTCCTCCAGGCCGTCCTCGACGGCGTGGTTTCACCGTCGGCACTCGTTCTCGCCGGAACGGGTGCGAGGCTCACCGTCCACGAGCACCTCCGGGAGTTACTCGCCCAGGACTTCGGGCGGGCCGTCGACTTCCTCCACGGCGACGACCGCCTGTTTCACGACGCGGGCGCAGAGACCGTCGAACGGTCGAAGGCGGAGATGCGGAACGTCGGTCAGCGGATTACCCGGCGGGACTTCCTGACCTGCCACGCGTTCGACGTCCGCGACAGGCTGGACAGAATCGGCGTTCCGACGCTCGCCGTCTGCGGCGAGTACGACCAGCTAACCCCGCCGGAGTACCACGAGTATCTGGCCGATAACGTGTGGAACGGGCAGTTCGAGACCGTCCCCGACGCGGCGCACCTGGCGATGGTCGAGCGACCGGACGAGTTCGACGAGGCGGTCGCAGACTTCCTCGACTCAGTAGAGGTCGTCTAG
- a CDS encoding HAD family hydrolase, which yields MTAADYDAVVYDLDGTLVRLDVDWDSVARDVDAALADHDIDTDGHDLWDVLERSVETGHRDIVEEAIAAHERDGAETASILALAEDLPHEVPVGVVSLNCEDACRRALDRHDLADHVDVVIGRDTVGTFKPDPEPLLAAVEELGSEPSQALFVGDSESDRTTAERAGTDFQWVRDRV from the coding sequence GTGACAGCAGCCGACTACGACGCCGTCGTCTACGACCTGGACGGGACGCTCGTGCGCCTCGACGTCGACTGGGACTCGGTGGCCCGGGACGTGGACGCGGCGCTGGCCGACCACGATATCGACACCGACGGCCACGACCTCTGGGACGTGCTCGAACGCTCCGTCGAGACCGGTCACCGGGACATCGTCGAGGAGGCCATCGCGGCCCACGAGCGAGACGGCGCGGAGACGGCGTCGATACTGGCGCTCGCCGAGGACCTGCCCCACGAGGTGCCCGTCGGCGTCGTCTCGCTCAACTGCGAGGACGCCTGCCGGCGCGCGCTCGACCGCCACGACCTGGCCGACCACGTCGACGTCGTGATCGGTCGCGACACCGTCGGGACGTTCAAGCCCGACCCCGAACCGCTGCTGGCCGCGGTCGAGGAACTCGGTAGCGAGCCGTCGCAGGCGCTGTTCGTCGGCGATTCGGAGAGCGACAGGACGACGGCGGAACGGGCCGGGACGGACTTCCAGTGGGTCCGGGACCGCGTCTAA
- a CDS encoding DUF7127 family protein — protein sequence MNGNQQLVDDAPVRRFEYDDGTRVLAADLGVAGDASVDVVDETAIVVSGSDQYDLALPAGDAQAFIKNGVLTVEVTSDSEEAH from the coding sequence ATGAATGGAAACCAGCAGCTCGTCGACGACGCGCCGGTGCGCCGATTCGAGTACGACGACGGTACGAGAGTACTCGCGGCAGACCTCGGCGTCGCCGGTGACGCCTCCGTCGACGTCGTCGACGAGACGGCCATCGTCGTCTCCGGGTCCGACCAGTACGACCTGGCGCTCCCTGCAGGCGACGCGCAAGCGTTTATCAAAAACGGGGTCCTCACTGTCGAAGTGACGAGCGACTCCGAGGAGGCCCACTAA
- a CDS encoding acyl-CoA dehydrogenase family protein has translation MDLSPEQAAIRETVREVAVEEIRPTAAECDREERFPEDVWDALAELDLTGLTVPEQYGGFDADRRTYALVNEEVAYGSLAVATALSVHCLATSCVAEFGDEELREEWLPEMVDGRPVGAFALSEPGAGSNPREMSTVARRDGDEYVLDGEKQWITNGERSGVLVVFARTDPGDPDSITQFLVPKETDGLSVGDPEDKLGLRASDTTSLTFDGVRIPERYRLTDEGDGLAAALSILTGGRVGIAAQSVGLSQAALDEAVEYAQDREQFDGPIADIQSIRHKLAEMWTTVRAGRLLTWDAARAMDAGENARGLASMAKSFATEGAMDVSNEAVQIHSGYGYVSEFPVERFYRDAKVTTIYEGTTQIQRNVIARELLED, from the coding sequence ATGGATCTGTCGCCCGAGCAGGCGGCGATACGCGAGACCGTCCGCGAGGTCGCCGTCGAGGAGATACGGCCGACGGCCGCCGAGTGCGACCGGGAGGAGCGGTTCCCCGAGGACGTCTGGGACGCACTCGCCGAGTTGGACCTGACCGGACTGACGGTGCCGGAACAGTACGGCGGCTTCGACGCCGACCGGCGGACGTACGCGCTCGTCAACGAGGAGGTGGCCTACGGCTCGCTCGCCGTCGCGACGGCGCTGTCGGTGCACTGTCTGGCCACCTCCTGCGTCGCGGAGTTCGGCGACGAGGAGCTGCGCGAGGAGTGGCTCCCGGAGATGGTCGACGGCCGCCCGGTCGGCGCGTTCGCCCTCTCCGAACCCGGCGCGGGGTCGAACCCGCGGGAGATGAGCACCGTCGCGCGGCGCGACGGGGACGAGTACGTCCTCGACGGCGAGAAGCAGTGGATCACGAACGGGGAGCGCTCGGGCGTGCTGGTCGTCTTCGCCAGGACTGACCCCGGCGACCCCGATTCGATAACGCAGTTCCTCGTCCCGAAGGAGACGGACGGGCTGTCCGTCGGCGACCCGGAAGACAAACTCGGCCTGCGCGCGAGCGACACGACGAGCCTGACATTCGACGGCGTCAGGATTCCCGAACGGTACCGGCTGACCGACGAGGGCGACGGGCTGGCCGCGGCGCTCTCGATTCTCACGGGCGGGCGCGTCGGCATCGCTGCGCAGTCCGTCGGCCTTTCCCAGGCGGCCCTGGACGAGGCAGTGGAGTACGCGCAGGACCGCGAGCAGTTCGACGGCCCCATCGCGGATATCCAGAGTATCCGGCACAAACTCGCGGAGATGTGGACGACGGTCCGCGCCGGCCGCCTCCTCACCTGGGACGCCGCGCGGGCGATGGACGCCGGCGAGAACGCCCGTGGCCTCGCGAGTATGGCGAAGTCCTTCGCGACGGAGGGTGCGATGGACGTCAGCAACGAGGCCGTCCAGATCCACAGCGGCTACGGCTACGTCTCCGAGTTCCCCGTCGAACGGTTCTACCGCGACGCGAAGGTGACGACCATCTACGAGGGGACTACCCAGATCCAGCGGAACGTAATCGCCAGGGAGCTACTGGAGGACTGA
- a CDS encoding FAD-binding protein encodes MYEHDVIVVGAGGAGLRAAIAAHEEGADVALVTKLHPVRSHTGAAEGGINAALHEEDSWELHAYDTMKGSDYLADAPAVDTFARDAPEEVINLEHWGMPFSREEDGTVSQRPFGGLSHPRTTYAGAETGHHMLHTMYQQVVKRGIEVYDEWYVTNLAVTDHDDPEDRQCHGVVAYEIATGEIEGFRANDGVILATGGPGQAFDHTTNAIANTGDGAAMAYRAGVPMEDMEMIQFHPTTLPSTGVLISEGVRGEGGILYNDEGERLMYEYGYANNAGELASRDVVARAELTEVNEGRGIEDEYVDLDMRHLGEDRILDRLENILHLAEDFEGVDGLEEPMPVKPGQHYAMGGVECDENGETCIDGLYAAGETACVSLHGANRLGGNALPELLVFGARAGHHAAGRDMKEAEIQTGYSAKSEDGDVEPPVEPGAVGASGEDAAADGAVVDADQVLEHTIERERQRIEDLMEGDGLNHAEVRSEVQESMTANVNVFRQEENLREALRDIRHARERYEDVSVSDPSRTYNTDLIHTIETRNVLDVAEAIALGALARREFRGAHWRAEYQERRDEDWIKHTMLAWNDGTPELYYKPVLLESQWKEYEPKERSY; translated from the coding sequence ATGTACGAACACGACGTCATCGTGGTCGGCGCGGGCGGCGCCGGCCTCCGTGCGGCGATCGCGGCTCACGAGGAAGGCGCCGACGTCGCCCTCGTGACGAAACTCCACCCGGTCCGGAGCCACACGGGCGCGGCCGAGGGCGGTATCAACGCGGCGCTCCACGAGGAGGACTCCTGGGAGCTGCACGCCTACGACACCATGAAGGGGTCGGACTACCTCGCGGACGCCCCCGCGGTCGACACCTTCGCCCGGGACGCCCCCGAAGAGGTCATCAACCTCGAACACTGGGGGATGCCCTTCTCCCGCGAGGAGGACGGCACCGTCTCCCAGCGCCCCTTCGGCGGCCTCTCGCACCCGCGGACGACCTACGCCGGCGCCGAGACCGGCCACCACATGCTGCACACGATGTACCAGCAGGTCGTCAAGCGCGGCATCGAGGTGTACGACGAGTGGTACGTCACCAACCTGGCCGTCACCGACCACGACGACCCCGAGGACCGCCAGTGTCACGGCGTCGTCGCCTACGAGATCGCCACTGGCGAGATCGAGGGCTTCCGCGCCAACGACGGCGTCATCCTCGCCACCGGCGGCCCGGGCCAGGCCTTCGACCACACCACGAACGCCATCGCCAACACCGGCGACGGCGCCGCGATGGCCTACCGCGCCGGCGTCCCGATGGAGGACATGGAGATGATCCAGTTCCACCCGACGACGCTCCCGAGCACGGGCGTCCTCATCTCCGAGGGGGTCCGCGGCGAGGGCGGCATCCTCTACAACGACGAGGGCGAGCGCCTGATGTACGAGTACGGCTACGCGAACAACGCCGGCGAACTCGCCTCACGCGACGTCGTCGCCCGCGCCGAGCTGACGGAAGTCAACGAGGGCCGGGGCATCGAGGACGAGTACGTCGACCTCGACATGCGCCACCTCGGCGAGGACCGCATCCTCGACCGCCTGGAGAACATCCTCCACCTCGCGGAGGACTTCGAGGGCGTCGACGGCCTCGAGGAGCCGATGCCGGTCAAGCCCGGCCAGCACTACGCCATGGGCGGCGTCGAGTGCGACGAGAACGGCGAGACCTGCATCGACGGCCTCTACGCCGCCGGCGAGACCGCCTGCGTCTCGCTCCACGGCGCCAACCGCCTCGGCGGAAACGCCCTGCCCGAACTGCTCGTCTTCGGCGCCCGCGCCGGCCACCACGCCGCCGGCCGGGACATGAAAGAGGCCGAAATCCAGACCGGCTACTCGGCCAAGAGCGAGGACGGCGACGTCGAACCGCCGGTCGAACCCGGTGCGGTCGGCGCGAGCGGTGAGGACGCCGCCGCCGACGGGGCGGTGGTCGACGCCGACCAGGTTCTCGAGCACACAATCGAGCGCGAGCGCCAGCGCATCGAGGACCTGATGGAGGGCGACGGCCTCAACCACGCCGAGGTCCGCTCGGAGGTCCAGGAGTCGATGACGGCCAACGTCAACGTCTTCCGCCAGGAGGAGAACCTCCGTGAGGCCCTGCGCGACATCCGACACGCGCGCGAGCGCTACGAGGACGTCTCCGTCTCCGACCCATCGCGCACGTACAACACCGACCTCATCCACACCATCGAGACGCGCAACGTCCTCGACGTCGCCGAAGCCATCGCGCTGGGCGCGCTTGCCCGACGCGAGTTCCGCGGCGCCCACTGGCGCGCGGAGTATCAGGAACGGCGCGACGAGGACTGGATCAAGCACACGATGCTCGCCTGGAACGACGGAACCCCTGAACTGTACTACAAGCCCGTCCTGCTGGAGAGCCAGTGGAAGGAGTACGAGCCGAAGGAACGCTCCTACTGA
- a CDS encoding helix-turn-helix domain-containing protein — MAKYSTGSGGGSESDSCELCGADGVDLQTGTVAGATLQLCSDCVTHGDDAQSRRSGGGGGGGGGQSSGGQPGSGSESDRRRRAARNAARMRDAQQADSSHWEDGADYDDDQLPYLVRDYGERVTEARQDAGLQTQELADEIDVDESDLLAVEQGRATKAGVGGSVIGALEKRLDVQLAEDT, encoded by the coding sequence ATGGCCAAGTACTCCACCGGTAGTGGCGGTGGGAGCGAGAGCGACAGTTGCGAACTCTGTGGCGCGGACGGCGTCGATCTCCAGACGGGGACCGTCGCCGGCGCGACCCTGCAACTCTGTTCGGACTGCGTCACCCACGGCGACGACGCCCAGTCGCGCCGTTCGGGCGGCGGAGGCGGCGGGGGCGGTGGACAGTCCAGTGGCGGACAGCCCGGTAGCGGGAGCGAGTCGGACCGACGCCGGCGCGCCGCCCGCAACGCCGCGCGGATGCGCGACGCCCAGCAGGCCGACAGCTCCCACTGGGAGGACGGCGCGGACTACGACGACGACCAGCTTCCCTACCTCGTCAGGGACTACGGCGAGCGCGTGACCGAGGCGCGCCAGGACGCGGGCCTCCAGACCCAGGAGCTTGCCGACGAGATCGACGTCGACGAGTCGGACCTGCTCGCCGTCGAACAGGGCCGCGCGACCAAGGCCGGCGTCGGCGGCTCCGTCATCGGCGCGCTCGAGAAGCGCCTCGACGTTCAGCTCGCCGAAGATACCTGA
- a CDS encoding DUF5822 domain-containing protein — protein MPEQVERTDPEGVDFGWVMQVTFVVTILVGAPLVAVLSLGTELPTWGARAEFAIRVGAVVWFLTAASAFGYAKKYQD, from the coding sequence ATGCCCGAGCAGGTAGAGCGGACCGACCCAGAGGGCGTCGACTTCGGGTGGGTGATGCAGGTCACCTTCGTCGTGACGATACTGGTCGGTGCGCCGCTGGTCGCCGTGCTCTCGCTCGGGACGGAACTGCCGACCTGGGGTGCGCGCGCGGAGTTCGCCATCCGCGTCGGCGCCGTCGTCTGGTTTCTGACCGCCGCGAGCGCCTTCGGCTACGCGAAGAAGTACCAGGACTGA
- a CDS encoding CDC48 family AAA ATPase codes for MKLTVKPLKQKDAGRGLAAIDRGAMNEMDLENGDYIVIEGGENRVVARVWPGYPEDEGRGVVRIDGQLRQEANVGIDDNVNVEKADVQVAKAVTVALPQNLRVRGNVGPMIRNNLSGQAVTQGQTVPVSFGLGPLSSMSGQKIPLKIAETEPEGTVVVTDQTDIEVSEQPAEQISGGPGRGGGGGDRETPDVAYEDIGGLDDELEQVREMIELPMRHPELFQQLGIEPPKGVLLHGPPGTGKTLMAKAVANEIDAYFTTISGPEIMSKYYGESEEQLREVFEEAEENAPAIVFIDEIDSIAPKRGETQGDVERRVVAQLLSLMDGLEERGQVIVIGATNRVDAIDPALRRGGRFDREIEIGVPDKEGRKEVLQVHTRGMPLAEGIDLDAYAESTHGFVGADLEQLTKESAMNALRRIRPELDLESDEIDAEVLERLEVSEDDFKDAMKGISPSALREVFVEVPDVSWEDVGGLEDTKERLRETIQWPLEYPDVFEAMDLNAAKGVLLYGPPGTGKTLLAKAVANEAQSNFISVKGPELLNKFVGESEKGVREVFEKARENAPTVIFFDEIDSIAAERGGTSTDSGVGERVVSQLLTELDGLEEMQDVVVVATTNRPDLIDSALIRPGRLDRHVHVPVPDEEARRAIFQVHTRNKPLADGVDLDQLARRTEGYVGADIEAVTREASMAATREFVNSVDPEEIGDTVSNVRITMDHFEHALDEVGPSVDEEVRERYEEIEKRFDHNEAGIGDEETVGRTFQ; via the coding sequence ATGAAACTCACTGTCAAACCACTCAAGCAGAAGGACGCCGGTCGTGGGCTCGCCGCCATCGACCGGGGCGCGATGAACGAGATGGACCTGGAGAACGGTGACTACATCGTCATCGAGGGCGGCGAGAACCGCGTCGTCGCACGCGTCTGGCCCGGCTACCCCGAGGACGAGGGCCGGGGCGTCGTCCGCATCGACGGCCAGCTCCGCCAGGAGGCCAACGTCGGCATCGACGACAACGTGAACGTCGAGAAGGCGGACGTCCAGGTCGCCAAGGCCGTGACGGTCGCCCTCCCCCAGAACCTCCGCGTCCGGGGCAACGTCGGCCCGATGATCCGCAACAACCTCAGCGGCCAGGCCGTCACGCAGGGACAGACCGTGCCCGTGAGCTTCGGCCTCGGCCCGCTCTCGAGCATGAGCGGACAGAAGATTCCCCTCAAGATCGCCGAGACCGAACCCGAGGGGACGGTCGTCGTCACGGACCAGACCGACATCGAGGTCTCCGAACAGCCCGCCGAGCAGATCAGCGGCGGCCCCGGTCGCGGTGGCGGGGGCGGTGACCGCGAGACGCCCGACGTCGCATACGAGGACATCGGTGGCCTCGACGACGAACTCGAACAGGTCCGCGAGATGATCGAGCTCCCGATGCGCCACCCCGAGCTGTTCCAGCAGCTCGGCATCGAGCCGCCGAAGGGCGTGCTCCTCCACGGTCCGCCGGGTACCGGGAAGACGCTGATGGCCAAGGCCGTCGCCAACGAGATCGACGCGTACTTCACGACCATCAGCGGCCCGGAGATCATGTCGAAGTACTACGGGGAGTCCGAAGAGCAGCTCCGCGAGGTCTTCGAGGAGGCCGAGGAGAACGCCCCCGCCATCGTCTTCATCGACGAGATCGACTCCATCGCGCCCAAGCGCGGCGAGACCCAGGGCGACGTGGAACGCCGCGTCGTCGCACAGCTGCTCTCGCTGATGGACGGCCTCGAGGAGCGCGGACAGGTCATCGTCATCGGCGCCACCAATCGCGTCGACGCCATCGACCCGGCGCTGCGCCGCGGTGGCCGCTTCGACCGCGAGATCGAGATCGGCGTCCCGGACAAGGAGGGCCGCAAGGAAGTCCTGCAGGTCCACACCCGCGGGATGCCTCTGGCCGAGGGGATCGACCTCGACGCGTACGCCGAGAGCACCCACGGCTTCGTCGGCGCCGACCTCGAACAGCTGACGAAAGAGAGCGCGATGAACGCGCTCCGTCGCATCCGGCCCGAACTCGACCTCGAATCGGACGAGATAGACGCCGAGGTGCTGGAACGGCTGGAGGTCAGCGAGGACGACTTCAAGGACGCGATGAAGGGCATCTCGCCCTCGGCGCTCCGCGAAGTGTTCGTCGAGGTCCCGGACGTCTCCTGGGAGGACGTCGGTGGCCTGGAGGACACCAAGGAACGCCTCCGCGAGACGATCCAGTGGCCACTCGAGTACCCCGACGTGTTCGAGGCGATGGACCTCAACGCCGCCAAGGGCGTCCTGCTGTACGGCCCGCCGGGGACCGGGAAGACGCTCCTGGCCAAGGCCGTCGCCAACGAGGCCCAGTCGAACTTCATCTCCGTGAAGGGGCCCGAACTGCTGAACAAGTTCGTCGGCGAGTCCGAGAAGGGCGTCCGCGAGGTCTTCGAGAAGGCCCGCGAGAACGCCCCGACCGTGATCTTCTTCGACGAGATCGACTCCATCGCCGCCGAACGTGGTGGCACGAGCACGGACTCGGGCGTCGGCGAACGCGTCGTCTCCCAGCTCCTGACGGAGCTCGACGGCCTCGAAGAGATGCAGGACGTCGTCGTGGTCGCCACGACCAACCGACCCGACCTCATCGACTCGGCGCTCATCCGCCCCGGTCGCCTGGACCGTCACGTCCACGTGCCGGTGCCGGACGAGGAGGCCCGCAGGGCCATCTTCCAGGTCCACACCCGGAACAAGCCCCTGGCCGACGGCGTCGACCTCGACCAGCTCGCCCGTCGCACCGAGGGCTACGTCGGCGCGGACATCGAGGCCGTCACCCGCGAGGCCTCCATGGCCGCGACCCGCGAGTTCGTCAACAGCGTCGACCCCGAGGAGATCGGTGACACGGTCTCGAACGTTCGTATCACGATGGACCACTTCGAGCACGCCCTCGACGAGGTCGGCCCCAGCGTCGACGAGGAGGTCCGCGAGCGCTACGAGGAGATCGAGAAGCGCTTCGACCACAACGAGGCCGGTATCGGCGACGAGGAGACGGTCGGCCGGACGTTCCAGTAG
- the bcp gene encoding thioredoxin-dependent thiol peroxidase yields the protein MLDTGEVAPEFELTDQEGEPVALSDYADQRVVLYFYPRADTPGCTTEAAGFRDTLAEFQARDVAVLGISDDPVADLAAFAEEYDLSFPLLSDEDGEVASAYDSYGEKNMFGDTFDGVFRNTYVVGTDGTITHVYEDVDPEGHAEELLDDLD from the coding sequence ATGCTCGACACCGGCGAAGTCGCTCCCGAGTTCGAACTGACCGACCAGGAGGGCGAGCCCGTCGCCCTCTCGGATTACGCCGACCAGCGCGTCGTCCTCTACTTCTACCCGCGCGCCGACACACCCGGCTGTACGACCGAAGCCGCCGGCTTCCGCGACACCCTGGCTGAGTTCCAGGCACGAGACGTCGCGGTCCTGGGCATCAGCGACGACCCGGTCGCCGACCTGGCGGCGTTCGCCGAGGAGTACGACCTGTCCTTCCCGCTGCTCTCCGACGAGGACGGCGAGGTGGCCAGCGCCTACGACAGCTACGGCGAGAAGAACATGTTCGGCGACACCTTCGACGGCGTCTTCCGGAACACGTACGTCGTCGGGACGGACGGGACGATAACGCACGTCTACGAGGACGTCGACCCGGAAGGCCACGCCGAGGAACTCCTCGACGACCTGGACTGA
- the panB gene encoding 3-methyl-2-oxobutanoate hydroxymethyltransferase, translating into MRAKDIRAKAGEEPVTMLTAYDAPTARIVDEAGTDVVLVGDSMGNLRLGHDSTLPVTVDEMASATAAVARVVEDAFVLADMPFLSFGADEAAAIENCGRMVKEAGADGVKLECGPHTVDLTRRLTQLGVPVQAHLGLTPQHENETGLFRQGTEEETAQEILDLAREHEDAGAFSLVLEHVPANLGAAVTDAIDIPTIGIGAGPDCDGQVLTVDEVVGLTEGAAPFSKRFGDVRGEMERAVGDYLDAVESGEFPADEHSYVEDELDDLY; encoded by the coding sequence ATGCGGGCCAAAGACATCCGGGCAAAGGCCGGCGAGGAGCCGGTGACGATGCTCACAGCTTACGACGCGCCCACCGCGAGAATCGTCGACGAGGCCGGGACGGACGTCGTCCTGGTCGGCGACTCGATGGGGAACCTCCGCCTCGGCCACGACTCGACGCTGCCGGTGACCGTCGACGAGATGGCCAGCGCGACGGCAGCGGTCGCCCGAGTGGTCGAGGACGCCTTCGTCCTGGCGGACATGCCCTTCCTCTCGTTCGGCGCGGACGAGGCCGCGGCGATCGAGAACTGCGGCCGGATGGTCAAGGAGGCCGGGGCCGACGGCGTGAAACTCGAGTGTGGCCCCCACACCGTCGACCTGACGCGGCGGCTGACACAACTCGGCGTCCCCGTTCAGGCCCACCTCGGCCTGACACCCCAGCACGAGAACGAGACCGGCCTCTTCCGGCAGGGGACCGAGGAGGAGACAGCCCAGGAGATACTGGACCTCGCGCGCGAGCACGAGGACGCGGGCGCGTTCTCGCTCGTCCTCGAACACGTCCCGGCCAACCTCGGCGCCGCCGTCACCGATGCCATCGACATCCCCACCATCGGCATCGGCGCTGGACCGGACTGCGACGGACAGGTGCTGACTGTGGACGAAGTGGTCGGACTCACGGAGGGCGCCGCGCCGTTCTCGAAGCGCTTCGGCGACGTCCGCGGCGAGATGGAACGCGCCGTCGGCGACTACCTCGACGCCGTCGAGAGCGGGGAGTTCCCGGCCGACGAGCACAGCTACGTCGAGGACGAGCTAGACGACCTCTACTGA
- a CDS encoding methyltransferase domain-containing protein — translation MPDAFGRAIRDWDRDEQNEPLLQRDGEQVLEHPIEAFYFGEFDAESDYGSWLELWLDGPLLDLGAGAGRDALHFQDRFETVAIEVSDHLVETMASRGVEDARRGNMFELREQFEAGRFQSALALGTQLCLAGSMQGLRTFLADLAHVTTPDATAVVHSYDPGADGIEDLLGFRDDPTPGLAHRVQWFEYEDEVDEALYFRLFSPAKLREAADATGWKVCEVRRPFDPVSYRAALEKR, via the coding sequence ATGCCGGACGCCTTCGGCCGCGCGATCCGCGACTGGGACCGGGACGAGCAGAACGAGCCGCTGCTGCAGCGCGACGGGGAGCAAGTCCTCGAACACCCCATCGAGGCGTTCTACTTCGGCGAGTTCGACGCCGAGAGCGACTACGGCTCCTGGCTCGAATTGTGGCTGGACGGGCCACTGCTGGATCTGGGTGCCGGCGCCGGCCGGGACGCGCTTCACTTTCAGGACCGCTTCGAGACGGTGGCTATCGAGGTCAGCGACCACCTCGTCGAGACGATGGCGTCCCGGGGCGTCGAGGACGCTCGGCGTGGGAACATGTTCGAACTCCGCGAGCAGTTCGAGGCAGGACGGTTCCAGTCGGCCCTCGCCCTCGGGACCCAGCTGTGCCTCGCGGGTTCCATGCAGGGCCTCCGGACGTTCCTCGCCGACCTCGCCCACGTCACGACGCCCGACGCCACCGCCGTCGTTCACAGCTACGACCCAGGTGCCGACGGCATCGAGGACCTGCTCGGATTTCGGGACGATCCGACGCCGGGCCTCGCTCATCGCGTTCAGTGGTTCGAGTACGAGGACGAGGTGGACGAGGCGCTCTACTTCAGACTGTTCAGCCCCGCCAAATTGCGCGAGGCAGCAGACGCTACTGGCTGGAAAGTGTGCGAGGTACGACGACCGTTCGACCCGGTCAGTTACCGGGCGGCGTTGGAAAAACGATAG
- a CDS encoding succinate dehydrogenase/fumarate reductase iron-sulfur subunit produces the protein MSTQTEPESETEIEESEAAATETESAVESPGDRRRREKQERATEREAERAEAEETLDEEETVQIKVFRYDPEVEGKQEPRFDDFHVPFFKGMTVLDALIYARDTYDSSLTFRHSCRQAVCGSDALFINGRQRLACQTQIADLDSETVRVEPLPHQDVVKDLVVDMEHFYDQMDSVEPYFDADELPEDDETQRQTPENREKVKMSTRCIWCGACMSSCNIAAEDNQYLGPAAINMAYRFAMDEREGEIRKEDRLKIVEQEHGVWRCQTQFSCTEVCPKDIPLTEHIQELKREAVKSNLKFW, from the coding sequence ATGAGCACGCAAACAGAACCCGAATCCGAGACAGAGATCGAAGAGTCAGAGGCCGCCGCGACGGAGACGGAGTCGGCCGTCGAATCGCCCGGTGACCGCCGTCGCCGCGAGAAGCAAGAGCGCGCGACCGAGCGCGAGGCCGAGCGGGCGGAGGCCGAAGAGACGCTCGACGAGGAGGAGACGGTCCAGATCAAGGTGTTCCGCTACGACCCCGAGGTCGAGGGCAAGCAGGAACCACGCTTCGACGACTTCCACGTCCCCTTCTTCAAGGGGATGACCGTCCTCGATGCGCTCATCTACGCGCGCGATACCTACGACTCGTCGCTCACGTTCCGCCACTCCTGTCGACAGGCCGTCTGTGGCTCCGACGCGCTATTCATCAACGGTCGCCAGCGGCTGGCGTGCCAGACGCAAATCGCCGACCTCGATTCGGAAACGGTCCGCGTCGAACCGCTCCCTCACCAGGACGTCGTCAAGGACCTGGTCGTCGACATGGAGCACTTCTACGACCAGATGGACTCGGTCGAGCCGTACTTCGACGCCGACGAACTCCCCGAGGACGACGAGACCCAGCGCCAGACGCCCGAGAACCGCGAGAAGGTGAAGATGTCCACGCGGTGTATCTGGTGTGGCGCCTGCATGTCCTCCTGCAACATCGCCGCCGAGGACAACCAGTACCTCGGCCCGGCCGCGATCAACATGGCCTACCGCTTCGCCATGGACGAACGCGAAGGCGAGATCCGCAAGGAGGACCGGCTGAAGATCGTCGAACAGGAACACGGCGTCTGGCGCTGCCAGACCCAGTTCTCCTGTACCGAGGTCTGTCCGAAAGACATCCCGCTCACCGAGCACATTCAGGAGCTCAAGCGGGAGGCAGTCAAGTCCAACCTGAAGTTCTGGTAA